CGGATTTCGGCGTCACGATCACCTTCCCCGCCTCGTCCAGCAACGGGCCGAAATCGAATACAGCGTCCGGGTCAGCCGTGAAGCTTCTCACCCGCACATCACCGCGCACGCCATGAGCGCCCTTCAGGACGCCCACCGCTATCAGCCTGTTGTCTACTGTCTTGTTCATGCCGCCTGTGTAGCGGCGCGCGCGCCAAGGGCAAGCGGCAGCTGCCGCCCGCTTCAGCGCCAGTCTCTGTAACGCCGGATCGACGAGATATTGTCGTTCATCCGGATCGGCCTCAGGTCTCCCGCGCCGGCGGTGAGGATTTCACAGCGGCCCCGATAGTTCGCATGTTCGCACACCTGCCAGGTGCCGGCGCTGACATAGAAGGAACTGGCCTTGTCATTGAACCGGTAGCGGCTGAGGTCGGACACATCCTGGCCGATTTCCATCGCCGGGCCGCGCTGGTTGGAATCCGGGAACAGGATCAGGCCCTGCCCGCCGCGCCCACTGTCCCAGCCGCCGCGCTTCCCGTGATCCCGGTCGCTCCGACGGTCGTCGCGTCCGCGCCTGTCATATCCGGCAGGACGCAGCGACGAAATGTTGTCGTTCAGGCGATAGGCGTTCAGGCGCCCTGCACTGGTATCGATGATTTCACACCGCCCCCGGAAATTGGCATCCACGCACACTTCCCACACACCGCGATTGATCACGATGGAAGACGCCCGGTCATTGAACCCGATACGGCCAAGGCTGGGCACAGCGCCATCAACCCTCACCGCCTCTCCCCGGAACCCGGCATTGGAATACAGCACCGCCCCGCCCTGCCGGCCCTGATAGTCACCGCCGCGCCAGGTATCACGGCCGCCGCGATGATCGGCGCTGGCCGGCAAAGCGAGCGCAGCAAGACCCGCTGCAAGTGCAAACGTGGAAACGAGGGACGATATCTTCATGACAGGCTCCTTTCGGGACAGGCCGTTTCTAGACAAAACGGTGTGAACCCCGTCAGGGCGGGCCGTTATCCGGTGTTCAGATTCCGAATGGATTTTCTGGCCGCATACGGAAAAGGCCGGCACCCTTCCCGGATGCCGGCCCTTCCATGGCCTGCCAGATGGCGGGCAGCTTATTCGGAAGCAGCTTCTTCTGCTGCGGCTTCTTCTGCCGGAGCTTCCTCAGCCGGTGCTTCTTCGGCCGGCGCAGCAGCGGCTTCAGCAGCAGCAGCCGCTTTTTCTTCACGCTCTTTGGCGCGTTCCTGGGCTTTCTTGCCCGGCTCGGCCTTTTTCGGGTTGTTGCCGTGCGTCCAGGCCACGACCGGTTTGCCGTCGACTTCGATCTGCGACAGGAAGCGTGCGACACGGTCCGTCGGCTGAGCGCCCTTGCGGACCCATTCAGCGGCTTTTTCGGCGTCGATCTTCACGCGGTTTTCCGAATCTTTCGGCTGGCGCGGATCATAGGTGCCGATCTTCTCGATGAAGCGGCCGTCACGCGGGGCGCGTGCGTCGGCAACAACGACGGAATAGTAAGGGCGTTTCTTGGACCCGCCGCGGGCGAGCCGGATTTTGAGGGCCATGGGGTTATCTCCTGTGTACTGGCGTCTCTGGAATGTTCTAATCGGCCTCAAGGCCGCGGATATGCTCATGATGGCGGATCACTTCCGCCACGATGAAATTGAGAAATTTCTCGGCAAAGGCCGGGTCGAGGCCGGACTGCTGCGCCATGTTGCGCAGCCGTTCGATCTGTTCTGCCTCGCGGGACTTGTCTGCGGGCGGAAGGTTATGCTGCGCCTTCAACTTGCCGACCTGCTGGGTCAGCTTGAAGCGCTCGGCCAGCGTATGAACGAGGATGGCATCGAGATTGTCGATGCTGTCGCGGAACTGGCTCAGCTGGAACTTGGCCAGCGTCGTGTCGATATCGGTCATTTCTTTTTCCCCCCCAACAGGTCGCCCATGCCCGGCGGAAGCGACCCGCCACCAAGGCCCGGCAATTGCTGGCCGCCCATCTTGGCGAGATCCGCCTGTGAAATCCCGGCCTGCTGCGCCATGCCCAGCATGTTCTTCATGCCGCCTTTTGTGCGCATCTTCTTCATCATGCCGGCCATCTGCTGGTGCATTTTCAGCAGCTTGTTCACATCCTGCACCGTGGTGCCGGACCCGGCCGCAATGCGCTTGCGGCGCGAGGCGTTGAGCAGCGCGGGCTTTGCGCGCTCGGCCTTCGTCATGGAGGAAATGATCGCCTCCTGACGTTTCAGGACATTGTCGTCGAGGTTCGCCGCTTCCATGGCCTGCTTGGCCTTGCGGGCGCCCGGCAGCATGCCCATCAAGCCGCCAAGGCCGCCCATTTGCTGCATCTGCTTCAGCTGCTCGGCGAGATCATTGAGGTCGAAGATGCCCTTGCGCATCTTCTCCGCCATCCGCTCGGCCTTCGCGGCGTCCATCTGTTCGGACGCTTTTTCGACCAGCGAGACAATGTCGCCCTGCCCGAGAATACGCCCGGCCACACGCTGGGCGTCGAACGTGTCGAGCCCGTCGAGTTTCTCGCCGACACCGAGGAATTTGATTGGCAGGCCTGTGACCGCACGCATGGACAGCGCCGCACCGCCGCGCCCGTCGCCATCCATCCGGGTCAGGACAAGACCGGTCAACGGCAGGCGCTCATGGAAGCGCCGCGCGGTTTCCACCGCGTCCTGGCCGGTCAACGCGTCAGCAACCAGGAGGGTTTCTTGAGGCTGGGCGATTTCGGCGATTTCGGCCGCCTCGGTCATCATCTGTTCGTCGATGCTGGTCCGGCCGGCGGTGTCGAGGAAGAGAACGTCATAGCCGCCGATCTTTGCGGCATTCAGCGCGCGCCGGGCGATGTCTGCGGGAAGCTGGCCCTGGATGATTGGCAGGGAGCTGACGGAGTCGCCGCACTGGTCGGCCAGAATCGCCAGCTGCTCCATGGCCGCCGGGCGGCGCACGTCGAGCGAAGCGAGGAGGACTTTCTTGCGGCCCTTTTCCGACAGGCGCTTGGCCAGTTTACCAGTTGTCGTCGTCTTACCGGAGCCCTGCAGGCCCGCCATCATCACGACCGCTGGCGGGCTGTCGATGCGCAGGCTGGTGTCGGCGTCTTCCCCGCCCAGCATGTCGACCAGCCCGTCATAGACGATCTTGATGACCTGCTGGCCCGGCTTCACGGAGCGGATGACTTCCTCGCCCACGGCGCGGGTCTTCACCTTGGCGATGAAGTCCTTGACCACGGGCAATGCGACGTCTGCTTCCAGCAGCGCAACCCGGATTTCGCGCAGCGCTTCGGACACATCCTTGTCGGAAAGCGCCCCGCGCCCCGTCAGGTTGTCGAATATGCCGCCGAGCCGTTCGCTGAGGGCGTCAAACATCGCGTTACTCCTTATGCCGTCTGTCAGATCTGTCCTGACATGGGCGCTCCACAGGTTCAACGCAAAGACCAAGAGCCCCGCTGAGCGAAACTTCGCCGGGCGGGGGGCCTCGCTGTCCTCACGGGATCGGTCAAGGCGCGCTTCTGGATTTGCGCAGATTTCGCGCGGCTAAAGCACGCGAATGCCAGCGGCGTCAAGCATTTAAGCCTGTTGCAGGGCTCGTACCCGGTCCTTCAGCAGGGCCATCGCAGCCACAGCTTCGTCTCCAACCAGCGACAGGACCGCCATATCGGCCCAGGTTCCATTGGCCATTCGGATATAACTGCGCAGCGTGCCTTCGCGCTTGGCACCGAACCGCTCAATCGAGCGGACGGAGCGTTCATTGGCATCTGGCGTCAGGATTTCGATGCGCCGCATGCGCGAGGCAACCGCCCGCTCGATCACGGCAAGCTGTACGGCCGGAACAATCTCGGTGCCGCGCATCTCCTCGACGATCCAGAGCGACGCCATCCGTAACCGCCGATGGGTGCGGGAAATGTCCGCATAGGCGACGACGCCGACGAACGCGCCGTCAGATTTCCGCCAGATCGTGAAGGGGATGTAGTCCCCGGAGTCCTTCATCTCCAGCGTATGGTCGAAATAGGAGTGAAAATTGGTCCCCGTCGCGATCACGGGCATCCATTGCCACATGGCCTCGACGGCGCTGGTACCGGCCAACACGTCCCGGTCGGCCTCCGTCAGCACTTTCAGGCTGACAAGCTCGTTCTCAAGGCCTGGATCGTCCAGCTTCATGGCCTGACAGTCTCACGCTTGGGTATTTTGACAAGCCATTGGAATAGAAAAACCGGGCGCCTCATTGGAATGTGACCAAAGGAATCTGAATCACAGACTCAGTTCGACTGGCCGGCTCCGGCAAGTTTCTGGCTGAGATAGGTGAATTCCAGGGCGGTACGCTTCGCGCGCTCTGTCTGGTTCGCTGCGGCCGCGTGTCCGCCGTCTATGTTCTCATAGTATAGGAATGGCAGGCCAGCGGCCTCGAATTTCTTCGCCATCTTTCGCGCATGGCCGGGGTGGACCCGGTCGTCCTTTGTCGAGGTCACGAAGAAAGGCTCCGGGTAGGGCTTGCCGGCATCGAAATTCTGGTAGGGCGAGATCGTCTCGAGGAAGGCCCGCTCTTCCGGAATGTCCGGCGAGCCGTATTCATCCACCCAGGACGCCCCCGCGAGCAGGAGATGATACCGCAGCATGTCCAGGAGCGGCACCTGAACCACGACCGCACTCCAGAGGTCCGGCTGCTGGTTCAGCATGACGCCCATCAACAGGCCGCCATTTGAGCCCCCCATGATGCCGAGATGATCTGCACTAGTCACACCGGACGCAATGAGGTCTTCGCCCACGGCAACGAAATCATCATAGATAAGCTGGCGGTTCTGCTTCAGGCCCGCCTGGTGCCAGGCCGGGCCAAATTCTCCCCCGCCGCGGATATTCGCCAGCACATAGGCCCCGCCCTGCTCCAGCCACAGGCGTCCGGTAACCGGGCTGTAGGCGGGATTCATCGAGACCTGGAAGCCGCCATAGCCATAGAGCAGCGTCGGCGTGGAGCCATCCATCGGAATGTCTTTTCGCGCGACCAGAAAATACGGCACTTTCGTTCCGTCTTTCGACGTCGCGAAATGCTGTTCCACCTTCAGGCCGGCCGCATCGAACTTGGCGGGCACGCTTTTCAGCATGCTTGCCACGTCATCCCCGGAATCGAATTCAAGCAGCGAGCCCGGGGTGAGGAAGTCCTCATAGTTCAGGAAGACGATCTCTTCATGTGGATTGGCAAAGGCGATGCTGGCCTGGCCCTCGCCGGGCAGCGCGACACGCCACGTACGCCAGCCATTCTCGCCCGGTTCAGCGCGCATCACCTTGCCGACAGCCGTATCGCTGACGGAGAGCAACATCGCGCCCTTTGCGATCGCGACCCCTTCCAGCGCCTGCGCTTCGGAGGGGTGGAAAACGCGCGAAACGGGCGGCAGCGACCGGCTTTCCATGAAGGCCGCAACGTCGAACGCGACCAGGTCACCAGACCTGAACGTGTCCGCCTGGCCGTCCGGTGACCAGTCTTCCTGCAGGGAGACCAGAAACTGGCCCCGGTAAATGCCTTCCGGCGTGGATTTCTTCGGGATCGGCCATTTGACCGGCGTGGCCTCCCCTTCCGGGAACCACCAATAGCTGGAGGTGAAGAAGGTCTCCGCCTCCACAGCGCCTTGAAGGATTGTGCCATTGTCCAGTTCCAGCGTCATCGGCCAGACGCCGACATCGGTGACGT
This is a stretch of genomic DNA from Hyphomonas adhaerens MHS-3. It encodes these proteins:
- a CDS encoding GNAT family N-acetyltransferase; translated protein: MKLDDPGLENELVSLKVLTEADRDVLAGTSAVEAMWQWMPVIATGTNFHSYFDHTLEMKDSGDYIPFTIWRKSDGAFVGVVAYADISRTHRRLRMASLWIVEEMRGTEIVPAVQLAVIERAVASRMRRIEILTPDANERSVRSIERFGAKREGTLRSYIRMANGTWADMAVLSLVGDEAVAAMALLKDRVRALQQA
- the ffh gene encoding signal recognition particle protein, yielding MFDALSERLGGIFDNLTGRGALSDKDVSEALREIRVALLEADVALPVVKDFIAKVKTRAVGEEVIRSVKPGQQVIKIVYDGLVDMLGGEDADTSLRIDSPPAVVMMAGLQGSGKTTTTGKLAKRLSEKGRKKVLLASLDVRRPAAMEQLAILADQCGDSVSSLPIIQGQLPADIARRALNAAKIGGYDVLFLDTAGRTSIDEQMMTEAAEIAEIAQPQETLLVADALTGQDAVETARRFHERLPLTGLVLTRMDGDGRGGAALSMRAVTGLPIKFLGVGEKLDGLDTFDAQRVAGRILGQGDIVSLVEKASEQMDAAKAERMAEKMRKGIFDLNDLAEQLKQMQQMGGLGGLMGMLPGARKAKQAMEAANLDDNVLKRQEAIISSMTKAERAKPALLNASRRKRIAAGSGTTVQDVNKLLKMHQQMAGMMKKMRTKGGMKNMLGMAQQAGISQADLAKMGGQQLPGLGGGSLPPGMGDLLGGKKK
- a CDS encoding chorismate mutase, whose translation is MTDIDTTLAKFQLSQFRDSIDNLDAILVHTLAERFKLTQQVGKLKAQHNLPPADKSREAEQIERLRNMAQQSGLDPAFAEKFLNFIVAEVIRHHEHIRGLEAD
- the rpsP gene encoding 30S ribosomal protein S16, with the translated sequence MALKIRLARGGSKKRPYYSVVVADARAPRDGRFIEKIGTYDPRQPKDSENRVKIDAEKAAEWVRKGAQPTDRVARFLSQIEVDGKPVVAWTHGNNPKKAEPGKKAQERAKEREEKAAAAAEAAAAPAEEAPAEEAPAEEAAAEEAASE
- a CDS encoding beta/gamma crystallin-related protein gives rise to the protein MKISSLVSTFALAAGLAALALPASADHRGGRDTWRGGDYQGRQGGAVLYSNAGFRGEAVRVDGAVPSLGRIGFNDRASSIVINRGVWEVCVDANFRGRCEIIDTSAGRLNAYRLNDNISSLRPAGYDRRGRDDRRSDRDHGKRGGWDSGRGGQGLILFPDSNQRGPAMEIGQDVSDLSRYRFNDKASSFYVSAGTWQVCEHANYRGRCEILTAGAGDLRPIRMNDNISSIRRYRDWR
- a CDS encoding prolyl oligopeptidase family serine peptidase; amino-acid sequence: MADTDTSTPTETQQGEDPYLWLEEVEGDEALAWVRAQNTRSLATLQADPRYAGFEAAALDALNSRERIAYGVVRSGFVYNFWQDDTNVRGLWRRTPLESYRSEAPDWETVVDFDQLAEAEGQNWVYKGANCFALKGTGAYKCMVSLSDGGKDAVIQREFDLATKSFVNDGFVTPEAKQGLAWAGPDTVLIATDWGEGTLTESGYPFVVKRWQRGTPLESAEEVYRGDVTDVGVWPMTLELDNGTILQGAVEAETFFTSSYWWFPEGEATPVKWPIPKKSTPEGIYRGQFLVSLQEDWSPDGQADTFRSGDLVAFDVAAFMESRSLPPVSRVFHPSEAQALEGVAIAKGAMLLSVSDTAVGKVMRAEPGENGWRTWRVALPGEGQASIAFANPHEEIVFLNYEDFLTPGSLLEFDSGDDVASMLKSVPAKFDAAGLKVEQHFATSKDGTKVPYFLVARKDIPMDGSTPTLLYGYGGFQVSMNPAYSPVTGRLWLEQGGAYVLANIRGGGEFGPAWHQAGLKQNRQLIYDDFVAVGEDLIASGVTSADHLGIMGGSNGGLLMGVMLNQQPDLWSAVVVQVPLLDMLRYHLLLAGASWVDEYGSPDIPEERAFLETISPYQNFDAGKPYPEPFFVTSTKDDRVHPGHARKMAKKFEAAGLPFLYYENIDGGHAAAANQTERAKRTALEFTYLSQKLAGAGQSN